One window from the genome of Salmo salar chromosome ssa25, Ssal_v3.1, whole genome shotgun sequence encodes:
- the LOC106586335 gene encoding isocitrate dehydrogenase [NADP] cytoplasmic — protein MSQKIKAGSVVEMQGDEMTRVIWELIKEKLIFPYLEMDLHIYDLGMENRDATDDKVTVEAAEATRRYNVGIKCATITPDENRVDEFKLKQMWRSPNGTIRNILGGTVFREAIICKNIPRLVPGWVKPIIIGRHAHGDQYKATDFVVPGPGRLEMKFTPKSGEPMNFVVHDFEGSGGVALGMYNTDSSIRDFAHSSFQMGLVKGWPLYLSTKNTILKKYDGRFKDIFQEIYEKEYRSKFEQKGIWYEHRLIDDMVAQAMKSDGGFIWACKNYDGDVQSDSVAQGYGSLGMMTSVLICPDGRTVESEAAHGTVTRHYRQHQQGKETSTNPIASIFAWSRGLLHRAKLDDNAKLRVFAEALEVVCIETIEAGFMTKDLAICVKGMADTKRSDYLNTFEFLDKLAENLKIKMSNQPKL, from the exons CTACGACCTAGGCATGGAGAACCGCGACGCCACGGATGACAAGGTTACCGTTGAGGCGGCGGAGGCGACGCGACGATACAACGTGGGCATTAAGTGTGCCACCATCACGCCAGACGAGAACCGGGTGGACGAGTTCAAGTTGAAGCAGATGTGGCGCTCGCCCAACGGAACCATCCGTAACATCCTGGGAGGCACCGTGTTCAGGGAGGCCATCATCTGTAAGAACATCCCTCGCCTTGTGCCCGGCTGGGTCAAACCCATCATCATCGGCAGGCACGCCCACGGAGACCAG TACAAGGCCACAGACTTTGTAGTACCAGGGCCTGGGAGATTGGAGATGAAATTCACACCCAAGTCTGGGGAGCCAATGAACTTTGTCGTCCACGACTTTGAAG GTTCAGGTGGTGTGGCTCTGGGGATGTACAACACTGACAGTTCCATTAGGGACTTTGCCCACAGCTCCTTCCAGATGGGCCTGGTTAAAGGCTGGCCTCTGTACCTCAGcaccaagaacaccatcctcaaGAAGTATGACGGACGCTTCAAAGACATCTTCCAGGAGATCTACGAGAA GGAGTACCGCTCTAAGTTTGAGCAGAAGGGGATCTGGTATGAGCATCGTCTGATTGATGACATGGTGGCTCAGGCTATGAAGTCTGATGGAGGATTCATCTGGGCCTGCAAGAACTACGACGGAGACGTTCAGTCTGACTCTGTAGCACAAG GCTATGGGTCCCTTGGTATGATGACCAGTGTGCTCATCTGTCCTGACGGTCGTACAGTAGAGTCAGAGGCTGCCCACGGTACAGTAACACGACACTACAGACAGCACCAGCAGGGCAAGGAGACCTCCACCAACCCCATCG CATCCATTTTTGCGTGGTCGCGGGGGCTGCTGCACCGGGCGAAGCTGGATGACAACGCAAAGCTGCGTGTGTTTGCTGAGGCCCTGGAGGTTGTCTGCATTGAGACCATCGAGGCTGGCTTTATGACCAAGGATCTGGCTATCTGTGTCAAAGGCATGGCAGA tACCAAACGCTCAGACTACCTGAACACCTTTGAATTCTTGGATAAGCTGGCAGAGAACCTGAAGATCAAGATGTCCAACCAACCCAAACTGTGA